In Stomoxys calcitrans chromosome 2, idStoCalc2.1, whole genome shotgun sequence, the following proteins share a genomic window:
- the LOC106092194 gene encoding myb-like protein H, with translation MSNLLFMDESNGNGVYATTAAAAAATTATTILINNTNINNNNNNNNNNNNNIPTNINNNFNNNNNNNNNINNSPTNIHNLMAAASNAAGNAACAAAAGGAGAVLPTSLSNEDLSQSLSEYTDADESISAPTEFLAEFLSSVMLKDYKKALKYCKLILQYEPHNSTAKEFYPLILDKLRGATSSDSDENYNKSSSSPELVLEAPSSDPSAGESDEQEALAGEEHLQKRQHARRPHLVDLDAGYHLDGVAGAAAIDAADPNSNISSHSNSIEEEEDEVEEDNEDDEEDEGACGVFSSGSLGASLSDSVDADDGDCEDVDDDDDREDDDDDDDDIMSSSGDDLPVDEHQVIVGDVLDLDNSSGNACGGGDGVLLNGSNSSRNSSSGGKISSRSDNTTHSYSSLLLEEEDDIVPASLHFPKDFNATDLDVSNGNKIPSTSCSDSESPTEPLTQRLAAILRSKCGVSNTNG, from the exons ATGTCGAAT TTACTGTTCATGGATGAGTCGAATGGCAACGGTGTGTATGCAACgacagcggcagcagcagcggcgacaacagcaacaacaattttaataaacaataccaacataaataataacaataataataataataacaacaacaacaatatacctacaaatataaacaataatttcaataacaacaacaacaataataacaatatcAACAATAGCCCCACTAATATACACAACTTAATGGCTGCAGCATCCAATGCAGCCGGCAATGCTGCCTGTGCAGCAGCAGCAGGTGGCGCTGGTGCAGTGCTACCCACATCCCTCTCCAATGAGGATTTAAGTCAAAGTCTATCCGAATATACGGATGCCGATGAAAGCATATCAGCGCCAACAGAGTTCTTAGCAGAG TTTCTGTCATCAGTAATGCTCAAGGATTATAAAAAAGCTTTAAAATATTGCAAACTAA TTTTACAATATGAACCACACAATTCAACAGCCAAAGAATTCTACCCTCTGATATTGGACAAATTACGAG GTGCCACCTCAAGTGACAGTGATGAAAACTATaataaatcatcatcatcaccggaATTAGTGCTGGAAGCACCCTCATCGGATCCATCGGCGGGAGAAAGTGATGAACAAGAAGCTTTAGCGGGTGAGGAACATCTACAAAAACGACAACATGCGAGACGACCGCATTTGGTAGACTTAGATGCTGGTTATCACCTTGATGGCGTCGCTGGCGCCGCCGCCATCGACGCAGCTGATCCCAATTCAAATATTAGCAGTCACAGTAATAGCATCGAAGAGGAGGAGGATGAGGTGGAGGAGGACAACGAAGACGACGAAGAAGATGAGGGTGCTTGTGGTGTTTTCAGCAGCGGCTCGCTGGGTGCCAGTCTCAGCGATTCCGTGGATGCCGACGATGGTGACTGTGAGGATGTGGACGATGATGATGACCGCGaggacgacgatgatgatgacgatgacataATGAGCAGCAGTGGTGATGATTTGCCCGTCGATGAACACCAGGTCATTGTGGGCGATGTTTTAGATTTAGACAATTCCTCAGGTAATGCATGTGGTGGCGGTGATGGTGTCCTTCTAAATGGCTCCAATTCATCGCGTAACTCATCGAGTGGTGGTAAAATCAGCAGCCGCAGTGACAATACAACGCATTCGTATTCGAGCCTACTGCTGGAGGAGGAGGATGATATAGTGCCTGCAAGTCTACATTTCCCCAAAGATTTTAACGCTACTGATTTGGATGTCAGCAATG GTAATAAAATTCCATCAACATCCTGCAGTGATTCAGAATCTCCTACGGAACCTCTGACACAAAGATTAGCGGCCATTTTACGCTCAAAGTGCGGTGTTTCAAACACCAATGGTTAG
- the LOC106092198 gene encoding uncharacterized protein LOC106092198 gives MKFLLATLLVALFAASGLASELLGLFADPANPGKCVYDDLILSPGEEGDIKGECSLLLCSNELGLGKIQGCGIESVEEPCTMGDFIDSSAPYPDCCKQEIICPKSVSDSDDGDELGSPDDDFDIYANDDVDSDNGFANE, from the exons ATGAAATTCTTGTTGGCAACTTTATTGGTGGCATTATTTGCTGCATCCGGCCTTGCCTCGGAACTTTTGGGACTTTTTGCAGATCCTG CCAATCCTGGCAAGTGCGTTTACGATGATTTAATTCTATCTCCCGGTGAGGAAGGCGATATCAAGGGAGAATGTTCCCTTCTGTTGTGCAGTAACGAACTTGGCTTAGGCAAAATACAAGG ATGCGGCATAGAATCGGTTGAAGAACCCTGTACAATGGGTGATTTTATTGATAGTTCCGCCCCTTATCCCGATTGTTGCAAACAGGAGATTATTTGCCCTAAAAGTGTGAGTGATAGCGATGATGGTGATGAACTTGGTTCCCCAGACGATGACtttgatatttatgccaatgatGATGTTGACTCTGACAATGGTTTTGCCAAtgaataa